The following proteins come from a genomic window of Pyxidicoccus sp. MSG2:
- a CDS encoding ABC transporter permease: MRKVRFEQVALGVVGTAVFLLAWELATHDAPRGGMPGPLGTAQGLFELAGTGALLRNVVASVFRVSYGFTLAVIIGIPLGVWVGWYARAHYALNPFLQLLRPISPIAWLPVATLWFGSGDVSAVFLIFMAAFFPMVVSTSSAVRAIENRYLKAAENFEVRGVRLATRVIFPAILPQVVSGMRLALGIAWVVVVAAEMLGVRSGLGYQVNDARNNLRFELVTAAMVVIGVIGFGLDGIFRALERQQVLQRGARPGDF, encoded by the coding sequence ATGCGCAAGGTGCGGTTCGAACAGGTAGCGCTGGGGGTGGTGGGCACGGCCGTGTTCCTGCTAGCGTGGGAGCTGGCCACCCACGACGCGCCGCGCGGGGGAATGCCGGGTCCCCTGGGGACGGCACAGGGCCTCTTTGAACTGGCCGGCACCGGCGCGCTGCTACGCAACGTGGTGGCCTCGGTGTTCCGTGTCTCCTACGGCTTCACACTGGCGGTCATCATCGGCATTCCGCTAGGCGTTTGGGTCGGCTGGTACGCGCGCGCGCACTACGCGCTCAACCCATTCCTGCAGCTCCTGAGGCCCATCTCGCCCATTGCCTGGCTGCCTGTCGCGACGCTGTGGTTCGGCAGTGGGGACGTGTCAGCCGTCTTCCTCATCTTCATGGCGGCGTTCTTCCCCATGGTGGTGTCCACGTCCTCGGCGGTGCGGGCCATCGAGAACCGCTACCTGAAGGCGGCTGAGAACTTCGAAGTGCGCGGAGTGAGGCTGGCCACGCGCGTTATCTTCCCGGCCATCCTCCCGCAGGTCGTCTCCGGCATGCGGCTGGCGCTGGGCATCGCCTGGGTGGTGGTCGTGGCGGCGGAGATGCTCGGCGTGCGCTCCGGGTTGGGCTACCAGGTCAACGACGCACGCAACAACCTGCGCTTCGAACTGGTCACCGCGGCCATGGTGGTCATCGGGGTGATTGGCTTCGGGCTGGATGGAATCTTCCGCGCACTCGAGCGGCAGCAGGTGCTTCAGAGAGGAGCGCGCCCTGGCGACTTCTGA
- a CDS encoding efflux RND transporter permease subunit: MPVLERLTQACLARPRLVLLAGLLVTLFFVSGIPRLNLRTDGMAIYPSDNPVVEQSEVDAETFRDPDQVIVLVNSRVAGPRVASLAGLRFLRELDRQVRRLPIADADKVRSLASLVDPDPNLSALQYAREYLEEAPTSEAEATALLERVDRHPLARGLFLSRDGSAAALYVPLARGIERRDAVSVLERWLATYSGSEFELRVTGPVVAEVLLGRLVLRDLFWMVPIMVTVMVLLLYWYMRTVAAVVAVMTEVLVVMACVLGTMGYLGIPVTLITTILPIVLMVMGAADEIHFMERLQTLHDSNPAASPEQRRAHVRAALREIGAPLVLTSLATAAGFLAYPSSTILPLRDFGVLAAMGMVLAMLSSFTLIPALVVAMPGAWWRRRQPKQAPELSPLSSFEAWICRHETASFRLGVFLIAVMLPGSFFLSIQDSWLENFDRASPVVAADEIFNSQFWGTYRFDVVLESPEPHFFRHADGLALVEEVSRLASTAPHAAGVISHLTPLGVLARMTGKSDEVSRLPGEALRTLSALSILLRSRIDLDQYQTRDAQMARVRIMVRAPDFLQGTELREHLERSLPRILEARGVKAHFSGELPIAVEVVRAIISSQLYSIVWSLIGIGLILLIGLRNLIQAVVVLVPVLAGSILVFGVLGYLGLPLGIASSMFLALSVGCGTDFALHFVHAHKEGQRAGLAHADAVRNSFASAGKAARWNAMVLGLGFLSLTLSSLRPNRVLGLLLGMAMFSAYLMTLLLLPRLLGLARRLRPNPISDQKIAVNV; the protein is encoded by the coding sequence ATGCCGGTGCTGGAACGATTGACGCAGGCCTGCCTGGCCAGGCCGAGACTCGTGTTGCTGGCTGGCCTCTTGGTGACGCTGTTCTTCGTGAGCGGCATCCCGCGACTCAACCTTCGTACGGACGGAATGGCCATCTACCCGTCCGATAATCCAGTCGTCGAACAGTCCGAGGTTGATGCGGAGACCTTCCGGGACCCCGATCAGGTCATCGTCCTGGTGAACTCCCGTGTGGCCGGGCCGCGCGTCGCCAGCCTCGCCGGCCTGCGTTTCCTGAGGGAGCTGGACCGCCAGGTTCGTCGGCTCCCCATCGCGGATGCTGACAAGGTTCGTTCCCTGGCCAGTCTGGTAGACCCCGACCCGAACCTGTCTGCCCTGCAGTACGCCAGGGAGTATCTGGAAGAAGCCCCAACGTCGGAAGCGGAGGCCACGGCGCTACTTGAGCGTGTCGACCGCCATCCACTGGCCCGAGGCCTGTTCCTTTCCCGGGACGGCTCCGCCGCGGCCCTCTACGTTCCCCTGGCCAGGGGCATCGAGCGCCGAGATGCCGTCAGTGTTCTGGAGCGCTGGCTCGCCACCTACTCAGGCTCGGAATTCGAACTGCGGGTCACCGGCCCGGTGGTGGCGGAGGTCCTGCTCGGCCGGCTCGTCCTGCGCGACCTGTTCTGGATGGTTCCCATCATGGTCACGGTGATGGTCCTGCTGCTGTACTGGTACATGCGCACCGTGGCGGCCGTGGTCGCCGTCATGACGGAGGTCCTGGTCGTCATGGCGTGCGTGCTGGGGACCATGGGGTACCTGGGAATCCCGGTCACGCTGATTACCACCATCCTCCCCATCGTCCTGATGGTCATGGGGGCCGCGGATGAGATCCACTTCATGGAGCGGCTGCAGACCCTTCATGACTCGAACCCGGCGGCTTCGCCCGAGCAGCGTCGGGCGCATGTGCGGGCGGCGCTGAGGGAAATAGGGGCTCCGCTGGTGCTCACTTCCCTGGCCACCGCAGCCGGATTCCTGGCCTATCCCTCATCCACCATCCTGCCCCTCCGCGACTTCGGGGTGCTCGCGGCCATGGGGATGGTTCTGGCGATGCTGTCGAGCTTCACCCTCATCCCCGCCTTGGTCGTCGCCATGCCCGGCGCATGGTGGAGGAGGCGACAGCCGAAGCAAGCTCCGGAGCTTTCACCCCTGTCCTCGTTCGAGGCATGGATATGCCGTCACGAAACGGCCTCGTTCCGCCTCGGCGTATTTCTCATCGCTGTGATGCTCCCTGGCAGCTTCTTCCTCTCCATCCAGGACTCATGGCTCGAGAACTTTGACAGGGCGTCGCCGGTCGTGGCCGCGGATGAAATCTTCAATTCCCAGTTCTGGGGGACGTACCGCTTCGACGTCGTCCTCGAGAGCCCGGAGCCGCATTTCTTTCGCCATGCCGACGGACTGGCCTTGGTGGAGGAGGTCTCCCGGCTTGCATCAACCGCGCCTCATGCCGCAGGGGTCATCAGCCATCTGACCCCGCTGGGTGTGCTCGCAAGGATGACGGGCAAGTCGGACGAGGTCTCGCGGTTGCCAGGGGAGGCCCTCCGGACCCTGAGCGCGCTGTCCATACTCCTCAGGAGCCGTATCGACCTGGACCAGTATCAGACGCGGGATGCACAGATGGCTCGCGTGCGCATCATGGTCAGGGCTCCCGACTTCCTCCAGGGCACCGAGCTGCGGGAGCATCTTGAGCGAAGCCTCCCGCGCATCCTGGAAGCTCGCGGAGTGAAGGCTCATTTCAGCGGGGAACTGCCGATCGCCGTCGAGGTCGTTCGAGCCATCATCTCAAGCCAGCTCTACTCCATCGTCTGGAGCCTGATAGGCATCGGCCTGATTCTCTTGATAGGCCTCAGGAACCTCATCCAGGCCGTCGTCGTACTGGTCCCCGTGCTGGCTGGCTCGATACTCGTGTTCGGTGTGCTCGGCTACCTTGGGCTGCCGCTGGGAATCGCCAGCAGCATGTTCCTGGCGCTCTCCGTCGGTTGCGGCACTGACTTCGCCCTGCACTTCGTCCACGCACACAAGGAGGGCCAGAGAGCCGGCCTGGCTCATGCCGACGCTGTTCGCAACAGCTTCGCCTCCGCTGGGAAGGCGGCCCGCTGGAACGCCATGGTCCTGGGGCTCGGTTTCCTGAGTCTGACCTTGTCCTCGTTGAGACCCAATCGCGTCCTGGGCCTGCTGTTGGGAATGGCCATGTTCTCCGCGTACCTCATGACCCTCCTGCTGCTTCCCCGGCTTCTGGGGCTGGCGCGAAGACTGCGCCCAAACCCAATCTC
- a CDS encoding ABC transporter ATP-binding protein: MKIRLKQALKQFGAGAKALTVLDHVDLEVREHEFVVLVGPSGCGKTTLLGAIAGFVALDAGTLEIDGQRVRGPSRRRIYVSQEPSVFPWLTVEENVAFPLADLPAEAREAEVARQLSRVGLADFRNHYPVQLSGGMKQRLEFARALAAEPEMLLLDEPFGALDPFTRHEHCRELARLWLETRKTCVMVTHDIEEACALATRIVVMSTRPARIIDILDNPLPRPRDLTGDGFHALKTRIHRLLQLVPSI; encoded by the coding sequence GTGAAGATCCGGCTGAAGCAGGCGCTGAAGCAATTCGGCGCCGGGGCGAAAGCCCTGACGGTTCTGGACCACGTGGACCTGGAGGTGCGCGAGCACGAGTTCGTCGTGCTGGTCGGGCCCTCGGGCTGTGGCAAGACGACGTTGCTGGGCGCCATCGCTGGCTTCGTGGCGTTGGATGCGGGCACGCTGGAGATCGACGGACAGCGCGTGCGGGGCCCGTCCCGGCGGCGCATCTATGTGTCCCAGGAGCCCAGCGTCTTCCCCTGGTTGACGGTGGAGGAGAATGTCGCCTTCCCGCTGGCGGACCTGCCCGCCGAGGCCCGTGAGGCCGAGGTGGCGCGCCAGCTATCGCGCGTGGGGCTCGCGGATTTCCGCAATCACTATCCAGTGCAGCTGTCCGGCGGAATGAAGCAGCGGCTGGAGTTCGCAAGGGCCCTGGCTGCCGAGCCAGAGATGCTCCTGCTGGACGAGCCCTTCGGCGCGCTCGACCCGTTCACGCGACATGAGCACTGCCGCGAGCTGGCTCGCCTGTGGCTGGAGACTCGCAAGACGTGTGTCATGGTGACGCACGACATCGAGGAGGCTTGCGCATTGGCCACGCGCATCGTGGTGATGTCCACGCGGCCCGCGCGCATCATCGACATCTTGGACAACCCGCTGCCCCGGCCAAGGGACCTCACCGGCGATGGCTTCCATGCGCTCAAGACGCGCATCCACAGGCTGCTCCAGCTCGTGCCGAGCATCTGA
- a CDS encoding DUF1702 family protein — MRRRIFGLAPDEASFTKRGFRGAGEPAQARLERIGSTFIVGYMAALDDPEPESLLPAVEAVDTEVRGFAYEGAAMALALLDMLAPWDRSRVQRFLEGSDYRHVYMTYVGMGWAWARLGRSVEPKLMRVDPLLGWLAVDGYGFHEGFFHGARYVEQRRQQPLSGYAARVFDQGLGRSLWFVEGAGVGRIIDRVRSFPEARWPDLWAGVGLACTYAGGVDREALEELARATGPHLPQLRQGSVFAARARERAGNLAPHVELACDVLFGKPASVVAPLADQAERAVTGAQGDTPRFELWRQHIQRLTAAISGAA, encoded by the coding sequence GTGCGCAGGCGCATCTTCGGGCTGGCTCCAGATGAGGCGAGCTTCACGAAGCGTGGTTTCCGAGGGGCGGGCGAGCCCGCGCAGGCGCGGTTGGAGCGCATCGGCTCCACGTTCATCGTCGGCTACATGGCTGCGCTGGACGACCCAGAGCCCGAATCGCTGTTGCCGGCAGTGGAGGCAGTGGACACGGAGGTCCGCGGCTTCGCGTACGAGGGCGCAGCCATGGCACTCGCCCTGCTGGACATGCTGGCACCGTGGGACCGCTCTCGGGTGCAGCGCTTCCTGGAAGGTAGCGATTACCGCCATGTCTATATGACATACGTGGGCATGGGCTGGGCGTGGGCACGCCTGGGGCGAAGCGTGGAGCCGAAACTGATGCGGGTGGACCCGCTGCTCGGCTGGCTCGCGGTGGACGGCTACGGCTTCCACGAGGGCTTCTTCCACGGCGCGCGCTACGTGGAGCAGCGGCGGCAGCAGCCCCTTTCCGGCTACGCGGCCCGAGTGTTCGATCAGGGGCTCGGCCGCAGCCTCTGGTTCGTAGAGGGCGCGGGCGTCGGGCGCATCATCGACCGGGTGCGCTCGTTCCCGGAGGCGCGGTGGCCGGACCTTTGGGCGGGCGTGGGCCTGGCTTGCACGTACGCGGGCGGTGTGGACCGTGAGGCCCTGGAGGAGCTCGCGCGCGCCACGGGCCCGCACCTCCCGCAGTTGCGCCAAGGCAGTGTGTTCGCGGCGCGGGCCCGGGAGCGCGCGGGCAACCTGGCACCCCACGTGGAACTGGCCTGCGATGTCCTCTTCGGGAAGCCCGCGTCGGTGGTTGCGCCGCTAGCGGACCAGGCGGAACGGGCGGTGACCGGAGCGCAGGGCGACACTCCGCGCTTTGAGCTCTGGAGACAGCACATCCAGCGGCTGACCGCCGCTATTTCGGGAGCAGCATGA